One Pullulanibacillus sp. KACC 23026 DNA segment encodes these proteins:
- a CDS encoding GntP family permease codes for MLSLIGLILSLALLIFLTMRGINIIISAIICSIVVSVFGGLNLETALTKYYMDGFTGYFASWFLVFMLGAIFGKVMHDTGTAESIAEWVSRTMGPKRAVFAVVAACAIMTYGGVSLFVVGFSVYPIAVSLFKKANLPHRFIPGALVFGSVSFTMTSPGSPEIQNLIPTQYFHTNTVAGGWIGFAMGFIIMILGGLWLGRMVSKAVKNGETFSLPEGANVTVLDEKGAAEVSATLDTSEKVLPHWLTSLLPLVGVIVCLNILSRFISSTSSALISLFLGIILTWLLNIKFVSKVWSSLAAGTQNALVAAANTCAVVGFGSVVGKTTAFTQIVNSFVHVPGYIGLAIAVTVICGITGSASGGLGIALPILAPLYMAKGLDPGAMHRISSLASGGLDSMPHNGYIVTTIRTICGETHKRSYKPIFLLSVILPTAVLVLAVILYSIF; via the coding sequence ATGCTAAGTTTGATTGGCCTGATCCTGTCACTGGCTTTGCTGATCTTTTTAACAATGCGAGGCATTAACATCATTATCTCCGCTATCATTTGTTCCATCGTTGTTTCGGTCTTTGGTGGCCTTAATTTAGAAACAGCTTTAACAAAGTATTATATGGACGGTTTTACAGGTTATTTTGCCTCTTGGTTTTTAGTTTTCATGTTAGGCGCCATTTTCGGTAAAGTCATGCACGATACAGGAACTGCTGAATCGATTGCAGAATGGGTCAGTCGAACAATGGGGCCAAAAAGGGCTGTTTTCGCTGTAGTAGCCGCTTGTGCCATTATGACCTATGGCGGTGTCAGTTTGTTCGTTGTCGGGTTTTCGGTCTATCCGATTGCCGTCTCGCTATTTAAAAAAGCTAATTTGCCCCATCGTTTTATTCCAGGCGCTCTTGTTTTTGGATCCGTATCCTTTACTATGACGTCCCCTGGTTCACCTGAAATTCAAAATCTGATCCCAACACAATATTTTCATACGAACACGGTTGCAGGCGGTTGGATCGGTTTTGCGATGGGATTCATCATTATGATACTGGGTGGATTATGGTTAGGAAGAATGGTAAGTAAAGCCGTTAAAAATGGGGAAACTTTTAGTCTTCCAGAAGGGGCGAATGTAACCGTTCTGGATGAAAAGGGAGCCGCGGAAGTTTCGGCGACGCTGGACACGTCAGAAAAAGTTCTTCCGCATTGGCTGACGTCCCTGTTGCCTCTTGTTGGGGTTATTGTGTGCTTAAATATTTTATCAAGGTTTATTAGTTCAACCAGTTCAGCTCTTATTTCATTATTCCTTGGCATTATCTTAACATGGCTCTTGAACATTAAATTTGTCAGTAAAGTCTGGAGTTCTCTCGCTGCTGGAACACAGAATGCATTAGTGGCAGCAGCCAACACATGTGCCGTCGTTGGATTTGGTAGTGTCGTAGGAAAGACAACGGCTTTTACCCAAATTGTTAACTCATTTGTCCATGTTCCGGGTTATATCGGTCTTGCTATTGCAGTAACCGTAATCTGCGGGATAACCGGTTCAGCATCCGGCGGACTTGGGATTGCGCTCCCAATTCTCGCTCCGCTCTATATGGCCAAGGGATTGGATCCAGGAGCGATGCACCGAATTTCTTCATTAGCATCTGGGGGATTAGATTCCATGCCGCACAATGGCTATATTGTCACAACCATTCGTACAATCTGCGGTGAAACGCATAAACGCTCCTATAAACCTATTTTCTTGTTAAGTGTTATTCTGCCAACTGCCGTTCTGGTTCTAGCGGTAATTCTATATTCGATATTTTAA
- a CDS encoding CoA-acylating methylmalonate-semialdehyde dehydrogenase, whose protein sequence is MTTKTIQTLKNYINGQWVEASHSKTESVPNPATEEILAEVPLSAQDDVERAVAAASEAFKSWSNVAVPKRARILFKYQQLLMEHYEELAELITKENGKSLTEARGEVQRGIECVEFAAGAPTLMMGDSLASIATEIESSMFRYPVGVVGGITPFNFPMMVPCWMFPLAIACGNTFILKPSERTPLLAQRLVELFTEAGLPKGVLNIVHGAHDVVNGMLEHPTIKAISFVGSQPVAEYVYKTAAANGKRVQALAGAKNHSIVLEDADMDKAIQGIIGAAFGSAGERCMACSVVAVQESIADQFVERLIQAANEIKMGDGLEEEVFLGPLIRESHKKRVLNYIELGIQEQAQLVRDGRIDAEQADKGYFLGATIFDHVNPDMQIWKDEIFAPVLSIVRVSDLDEAIEITNQSSFANGAVIYTQSGKAARDFRDKIDAGMLGVNVNVPAPMAFFPFSGWKNSFYGDLHVNGKDGVNFYTRRKVVATRW, encoded by the coding sequence ATGACAACTAAAACCATTCAAACATTAAAAAATTATATAAACGGACAATGGGTAGAAGCTTCTCACTCAAAAACGGAGAGTGTTCCAAATCCAGCAACAGAAGAAATTCTAGCCGAAGTTCCTCTTTCTGCACAAGATGATGTTGAACGCGCAGTAGCAGCAGCATCTGAGGCCTTTAAATCTTGGTCTAATGTGGCGGTACCAAAGAGAGCTCGAATTTTATTCAAATATCAACAGCTTTTGATGGAGCATTACGAAGAGCTGGCTGAATTAATTACAAAAGAAAATGGAAAATCTCTCACAGAAGCTCGCGGGGAGGTTCAAAGAGGAATTGAATGTGTGGAATTTGCGGCGGGAGCTCCGACACTAATGATGGGAGATTCATTAGCTAGTATCGCAACGGAAATCGAATCAAGCATGTTCCGTTACCCTGTTGGCGTTGTCGGTGGAATTACTCCATTTAATTTCCCGATGATGGTGCCTTGCTGGATGTTCCCTCTAGCTATTGCTTGTGGAAACACATTTATATTAAAGCCATCCGAAAGAACACCATTGCTCGCTCAAAGATTAGTCGAACTATTCACAGAAGCCGGGCTGCCAAAAGGTGTATTGAATATTGTGCATGGTGCTCATGACGTTGTAAATGGCATGCTGGAGCATCCAACCATCAAGGCGATTTCATTTGTCGGCTCACAACCCGTTGCTGAGTATGTCTATAAGACAGCCGCCGCAAACGGGAAACGAGTTCAGGCTTTGGCTGGGGCGAAAAACCACTCAATCGTACTAGAAGATGCTGATATGGATAAAGCCATTCAAGGGATTATCGGAGCGGCTTTTGGAAGTGCAGGCGAACGCTGTATGGCTTGCTCAGTAGTAGCTGTTCAAGAATCAATAGCCGATCAATTTGTCGAGAGATTGATTCAAGCTGCTAATGAGATTAAGATGGGGGATGGTCTGGAAGAGGAGGTGTTCCTTGGACCGCTTATTCGTGAGAGTCACAAAAAACGTGTGCTTAACTATATTGAACTCGGGATTCAAGAGCAAGCTCAGCTTGTTCGTGATGGCCGTATCGATGCTGAACAAGCGGATAAAGGGTATTTCTTAGGGGCTACCATTTTTGACCACGTTAATCCAGACATGCAGATTTGGAAAGATGAAATTTTTGCTCCCGTTTTAAGCATTGTTCGCGTTAGTGATTTGGATGAAGCGATAGAGATCACCAACCAATCCAGCTTTGCGAACGGAGCTGTGATCTACACTCAAAGCGGCAAGGCTGCTCGAGATTTTAGAGATAAAATTGATGCGGGAATGTTAGGGGTAAATGTCAACGTACCAGCGCCAATGGCATTCTTCCCGTTCTCCGGATGGAAGAATTCGTTCTACGGTGACCTCCATGTCAACGGGAAAGATGGCGTCAATTTCTATACCCGCAGAAAAGTGGTTGCAACGCGCTGGTAA
- a CDS encoding SDR family NAD(P)-dependent oxidoreductase, with protein sequence MDLSGQVAIITGGNKGIGKEIAEAFGKRGAKLVLAARNELELIETTKGFKDWGYDALPLVVDVTNPDQVKKMVEETIHTFHKIDVLVNNAGAPGPTKSAEDVTEEEWMQVINSNLTGSFLCIKNVLPYMKNQKKGRIINLSSISAKRPLIYRVGYSAAKMGVIGMTRTLAAELEQDHL encoded by the coding sequence TTGGATCTCAGTGGTCAAGTTGCCATTATTACTGGAGGAAATAAAGGGATTGGAAAGGAAATTGCTGAAGCTTTTGGTAAAAGAGGCGCAAAATTAGTGCTTGCTGCAAGAAACGAACTTGAATTAATCGAAACAACTAAGGGATTTAAAGACTGGGGTTATGACGCTTTGCCTTTGGTTGTGGATGTGACGAATCCCGATCAGGTTAAGAAGATGGTGGAGGAGACGATACACACCTTCCATAAAATTGATGTATTAGTGAATAACGCAGGGGCGCCTGGTCCAACTAAAAGTGCGGAAGATGTGACGGAAGAAGAATGGATGCAAGTCATCAACAGTAACTTGACGGGAAGTTTTTTATGTATAAAAAATGTGCTTCCTTATATGAAGAATCAGAAAAAAGGACGGATTATTAATTTGTCTTCTATCTCAGCAAAACGTCCCCTCATTTATCGAGTGGGCTATTCTGCTGCCAAAATGGGAGTCATTGGGATGACTCGTACACTAGCTGCGGAATTAGAACAGGACCATTTATGA
- a CDS encoding sugar porter family MFS transporter, with translation MATHKGSVRHESSTLFVSLVAGIAAIGGLLFGYDQGVISGAVGFLQTQFQMNEGLLGFVSACIPLGAMAGVIIAGITSDKFGRKPILLAAGLLFVISSLGCAFTQTVAILILARIIGGLGVGVASLLVPLYISEISPARIRGRLVGTNQLGIASGIFVVYIVNAIIANTHTQNWDQTIGWRWMFGVGAIPGILFFILLFWVPESPRYLLKKGEQTEAKAVLERINGPFVAKAEMTAINAALRDESKSPGFVGELVKKGFKIAMLVAVVLAAMQQFTGTSAVAYYAPIIFKQSGAGANAALIETIMIGAIKVIFTIVLMLLVDRVGRKRLLMIGAAGMAICLIIVGGVFEATHIIGWLVLAMVLLHTVAFELSWGGGVWIVISEIFPTRIRGRAMAMASFVLWGATYLVTQFFPVLLKHAGSSMTFWIFALMCIIMFLFTWRMVPETKGKTLEDIQAEWDSMNLVKEQNFIG, from the coding sequence ATGGCAACTCATAAAGGATCTGTACGTCATGAATCAAGTACCTTATTTGTTTCCTTAGTAGCAGGTATAGCGGCGATCGGCGGACTTCTTTTTGGATATGATCAAGGGGTTATTTCCGGAGCGGTTGGATTTTTGCAAACTCAATTTCAAATGAATGAAGGGCTATTAGGTTTTGTTTCAGCATGTATTCCATTAGGGGCCATGGCAGGTGTTATTATAGCGGGAATTACGAGCGATAAATTTGGAAGAAAACCCATTCTCTTGGCAGCAGGTTTATTGTTTGTTATTTCTAGTTTAGGTTGTGCTTTCACACAAACCGTCGCCATCCTTATTTTGGCAAGAATTATTGGCGGTTTAGGTGTCGGTGTTGCCTCTCTGCTTGTCCCCTTGTATATTTCTGAGATATCTCCTGCGCGCATTCGTGGTCGGTTAGTTGGGACAAATCAATTAGGGATCGCCTCTGGAATTTTTGTAGTCTATATTGTAAACGCTATTATAGCGAACACACATACTCAAAACTGGGATCAAACGATCGGCTGGCGCTGGATGTTTGGAGTTGGTGCTATTCCAGGAATTCTATTTTTTATTTTACTTTTCTGGGTTCCAGAAAGCCCGCGGTATTTATTGAAAAAAGGGGAGCAGACAGAGGCTAAGGCGGTTTTAGAAAGAATAAATGGTCCTTTTGTTGCGAAAGCCGAGATGACTGCTATTAACGCTGCTCTTAGAGACGAAAGTAAAAGTCCCGGATTTGTGGGTGAGCTCGTTAAAAAGGGATTTAAAATTGCTATGCTAGTAGCTGTCGTTCTAGCGGCGATGCAGCAATTTACAGGTACAAGCGCTGTCGCTTATTATGCACCGATTATTTTCAAACAAAGTGGAGCTGGAGCGAATGCTGCCTTAATAGAGACCATTATGATAGGCGCCATTAAAGTTATCTTTACGATTGTTTTAATGCTGCTAGTGGATCGCGTTGGAAGAAAACGGTTACTCATGATTGGGGCAGCGGGAATGGCCATTTGCCTCATCATTGTCGGAGGAGTATTTGAGGCAACGCACATTATCGGTTGGCTAGTTCTTGCCATGGTTTTACTTCACACAGTAGCCTTTGAATTATCATGGGGCGGTGGCGTTTGGATTGTCATATCCGAAATTTTCCCAACAAGAATTCGCGGGAGAGCAATGGCAATGGCCTCATTTGTATTATGGGGAGCCACTTATCTTGTGACGCAGTTTTTCCCCGTGCTCTTAAAACATGCAGGGTCTTCAATGACCTTCTGGATTTTTGCTTTAATGTGTATCATCATGTTCCTTTTCACTTGGAGAATGGTCCCTGAAACAAAAGGGAAGACATTAGAAGACATCCAAGCTGAATGGGATTCAATGAATTTAGTGAAAGAACAGAATTTTATTGGATAA